In the Terriglobia bacterium genome, one interval contains:
- a CDS encoding transposase: protein MSPPSFIRKRNRLPRSYYLGRQWYFITVCSAGGRSAFSGGGLVELLLDLLRRQCHASSFDLHAYCFMPDHVHLELAGQSDDSDLIQLLHDFKGVATALARRLGVRKLWERGFYDHILRENDDHNAVAWYIFNNPGRKGLTQDARDWPHSGSWMFDWKKAMAPIKPYLPPWK, encoded by the coding sequence ATGTCACCGCCCAGTTTCATTCGTAAACGCAACCGGCTCCCACGTTCTTACTATCTAGGTCGGCAGTGGTACTTCATTACAGTTTGCAGCGCAGGTGGTAGATCGGCCTTTTCCGGCGGCGGTCTTGTAGAACTCCTGCTCGACCTCCTGAGGAGGCAGTGCCACGCGAGCTCATTTGACCTGCACGCCTACTGCTTTATGCCAGACCACGTGCATCTTGAGTTGGCTGGACAGTCTGATGACTCAGACTTGATTCAGCTTCTTCACGATTTCAAGGGCGTAGCCACGGCGCTGGCCCGCCGCCTGGGCGTCCGGAAACTTTGGGAGAGAGGATTCTACGACCACATACTCAGGGAGAATGATGACCACAACGCTGTAGCATGGTACATCTTCAACAACCCGGGGAGGAAAGGTCTCACCCAGGACGCGCGGGATTGGCCCCATTCGGGTTCCTGGATGTTCGACTGGAAAAAGGCAATGGCCCCAATCAAGCCCTACCTCCCACCCTGGAAGTAG
- a CDS encoding heme-binding protein: MEALSTKDISLEQALLIVGKAIEKAKAIKTKMDIAVVDAGCNLKAFARMDGAWQGSIDIAIRKARTARFFDMPTGEIGKLSQPEGPLYNIEHSNGGLITFPGGVPIKTADGTIIGAVGVSGSTVENDHEVAQAGSDALG; this comes from the coding sequence ATGGAAGCACTGAGCACCAAGGACATCAGTTTAGAACAGGCCCTGCTGATCGTTGGGAAGGCAATTGAAAAGGCAAAAGCCATCAAGACCAAAATGGACATTGCCGTGGTGGACGCCGGCTGCAACCTGAAGGCCTTTGCCCGCATGGACGGAGCGTGGCAGGGCAGCATCGACATTGCCATCAGGAAGGCTCGTACCGCGCGCTTTTTTGACATGCCAACGGGCGAGATTGGTAAGCTCTCGCAACCCGAGGGCCCGCTCTATAACATTGAGCATTCGAACGGCGGACTCATCACCTTCCCGGGCGGCGTGCCCATCAAAACAGCCGACGGAACCATTATCGGCGCGGTGGGCGTGAGCGGTTCAACCGTGGAAAATGACCATGAGGTGGCCCAGGCCGGCTCCGACGCCTTGGGATAA
- a CDS encoding PaeR7I family type II restriction endonuclease, which translates to MDKPDDRVRAAVRYFWQTRTKQATTQGNKTGIKDYGSRGAVTGGKQIDGFIKIVADLLKESELSPDSIHIDKKHVVLPGWFRPSKEWDLVALIDGTLLAVVEFKSQVGSFGNNFNNRTEEALGNSTDILTAYREGAFKGSPRPWVGYLMLLEDAPKSRNLVDVQEPHYPVFPEFQNTSYADRYRILCQKLVRERLYDATCLLLSDAVGGLRGEYSEPCAEIGFRNFSASLTAHALAFARAHRK; encoded by the coding sequence ATGGATAAGCCAGATGACAGGGTTCGCGCTGCCGTCAGGTACTTTTGGCAGACCAGAACGAAACAGGCAACCACTCAGGGCAACAAAACCGGAATTAAGGATTATGGCAGCCGAGGGGCAGTGACCGGCGGCAAGCAGATCGATGGCTTTATCAAAATTGTTGCTGATCTGCTCAAGGAAAGCGAGCTTTCTCCGGACTCCATCCACATCGACAAAAAGCACGTGGTGCTTCCAGGATGGTTCCGGCCCTCAAAGGAATGGGACCTGGTTGCCCTCATAGACGGAACGCTTCTGGCAGTCGTGGAGTTCAAGTCGCAAGTCGGCTCTTTTGGGAACAACTTCAACAACAGGACAGAAGAAGCGCTGGGAAACTCGACCGACATCCTCACAGCGTACAGGGAGGGCGCTTTTAAGGGCTCGCCGCGCCCCTGGGTTGGATACCTCATGCTCTTAGAGGACGCACCGAAGTCCCGAAACCTCGTTGACGTTCAAGAGCCGCATTATCCCGTATTTCCTGAATTTCAAAATACGTCATACGCTGATCGCTACCGTATCCTTTGTCAAAAACTCGTCCGCGAAAGGCTCTACGACGCCACCTGCCTGCTCCTCTCTGATGCGGTGGGTGGCCTGCGCGGCGAATATTCTGAGCCCTGCGCAGAGATCGGCTTCCGGAATTTTTCAGCATCACTCACCGCCCACGCCCTGGCATTTGCAAGGGCCCATAGGAAGTAG
- a CDS encoding site-specific DNA-methyltransferase — translation MASFVPPEIGHIGRDHQTALPRIAKDPHLTRLIDQALRQIPTQHVIYSGDARRMAFLMPESVHLVACSPPYWTLKEYRETEGQLGHVSDYEGFLAELDRVWSHCYRALVPGGRLIIVVGDVCLSRRRNHGRHTVVPLHASIQEHCRKLGFDNLQGVFWHKIANAAYEVENGSGFLGKPYEPNAVIKNDVEYILMQRKPGGYRSPSVATRVMSVISEENYQKWFRLVWDDLPGASTRDHPAPYPVELAERLIRMFSFAGDTVLDPFLGTGSTSIAAARCGRNSLGVEIDPHYRKTASNRLANETAGLFSKVTLQLHGD, via the coding sequence ATGGCAAGCTTTGTTCCGCCGGAGATTGGCCACATCGGTCGAGACCACCAAACGGCCCTGCCTCGTATCGCCAAAGATCCCCACTTAACCCGTTTGATTGACCAGGCTCTCCGGCAAATCCCGACACAACACGTGATTTATTCGGGAGATGCAAGGCGCATGGCTTTCCTCATGCCTGAGAGCGTGCACCTTGTCGCCTGTTCGCCGCCGTACTGGACGCTCAAAGAGTACAGGGAGACGGAAGGGCAGCTCGGCCACGTTTCAGACTACGAGGGTTTTCTGGCAGAACTGGACCGGGTATGGTCACACTGTTACCGCGCACTGGTGCCGGGCGGCAGGCTCATCATCGTGGTCGGGGATGTGTGCCTTTCCCGCCGAAGGAATCATGGCCGCCATACCGTTGTGCCTCTCCACGCTTCGATTCAGGAGCACTGCCGCAAGCTCGGCTTTGACAACCTGCAGGGTGTCTTCTGGCACAAGATTGCCAACGCAGCGTATGAAGTTGAGAACGGTTCCGGCTTTCTGGGCAAGCCTTACGAGCCGAATGCGGTGATCAAGAACGATGTCGAGTATATCCTGATGCAGCGCAAGCCCGGAGGCTATCGCAGTCCTTCAGTAGCCACGCGCGTCATGAGCGTCATCTCGGAAGAGAATTACCAGAAATGGTTTCGCCTCGTGTGGGATGACCTGCCCGGCGCGTCAACAAGGGACCATCCTGCCCCGTATCCCGTCGAGCTTGCTGAAAGGCTCATCCGCATGTTCAGTTTCGCGGGTGATACGGTTCTCGACCCGTTCCTTGGGACCGGGAGCACCAGCATTGCGGCAGCCCGATGCGGCCGCAACAGCCTTGGCGTCGAGATCGACCCGCACTACCGTAAGACGGCGTCTAACCGACTCGCCAATGAGACGGCGGGTCTCTTCAGCAAAGTCACCCTTCAACTCCACGGAGATTAG
- a CDS encoding GYD domain-containing protein — protein MPTYISLCNWSQQGIEKVKESPARLDAARKAFKAAGADLKQFYMTLGRYDFVILTEAPDEATAAKAALNLGKAGNARTETFRAFTEDEYRKLLGSL, from the coding sequence ATGCCTACCTACATCTCTCTCTGCAATTGGAGTCAGCAAGGGATCGAGAAAGTCAAAGAGAGTCCCGCCCGGCTTGACGCCGCAAGAAAAGCCTTTAAGGCTGCGGGGGCGGACCTCAAACAGTTCTATATGACCCTGGGCCGATACGATTTTGTGATCCTCACCGAGGCGCCAGACGAAGCGACAGCCGCCAAGGCGGCACTTAACCTGGGGAAAGCAGGAAACGCCCGCACGGAGACGTTCCGTGCTTTCACTGAAGACGAATATCGCAAACTCCTGGGCAGCCTGTAG